A window of the Microbacterium sp. LWH13-1.2 genome harbors these coding sequences:
- a CDS encoding CsbD family protein — translation MGLDDKIKNAAQDIAGKAKEAIGNATDNDKLAAEGKADQVKADAKKAGENVKDAFKK, via the coding sequence ATGGGACTCGATGACAAGATCAAGAACGCCGCTCAGGACATCGCCGGCAAGGCGAAGGAAGCGATCGGCAACGCGACCGACAACGACAAGCTCGCCGCCGAAGGCAAGGCCGACCAGGTCAAGGCCGACGCGAAGAAGGCCGGCGAGAACGTCAAGGACGCGTTCAAGAAGTAA